In Vicinamibacteria bacterium, the genomic window CGACGAGCCACCCCCGGCGCGGCGACGCGGGTCGCGCAAGAAGACCGCCAAGAAGAAGGCCACGAAGGCGAGGACCCGGAAGGGAACGGCCTGATCGCGCCGATCCCGCGGGCAGTCAGGATTTCTTACTCGCGTCAGAGATCACGTAAGAACCGCTCTTGTCGTCTTTCTTGATCTCGAACAGACCCAGGCGGGCTCCGTCTACCAGGAGCTCGCTGAAGTTCGAGTAGCCGTAAGTCGTTTCACTGAACGACGGCTGTTTTCTCTTGATGGTCTGCTTGACCATCGAGCTCCAGATGACGTCCTTGTCCTCGCGCTTCAGGGCGTCGATTGCGTCGAGGACCATCTCGAAGGCCTTCTGCTTCTTCTTGGGAACGTTGGCGAGCACTTGTGTTCCCGATGGTGCCTTCTGGACGAGATCGTCGTAGAAAATGAACTCGTCGCAGCTGCCCGACAGCAGCTCGGACGTCGATTGACGCAACCCGACCCCGATGACCGTCTTGTCGTTCTCCTTCAGCTTGGCTACCAGGGGAGCGAAGTCGCTGTCACCCGACGCGAGCACGAAGTAATTGATGTGCTCCTTCGAGTAGCAGAGATCGATGGCATCCACCACCATTTTGATGTCGGCGCTGTTCTTTCCGCTGTAGCGACGCTGGGGAATATCGATGAGCTCGATACCCGACTCGTGAAGGCGCTGTTTGAACTTCTTGTAGCTCGTCCAGTCCGCGTAGGCTTTCTTGACGATGATCTTGCCCTTCTCGACGAGACGCTCGAGAACCTTTTGGATGTCGAAATCATCCAGCTTGGCCTGAACGGCGCCGAGCGCGAGATTCTCCAGATCGATGAAGAGGGCGAGCTTGGGTTCCTCGGGCATGAGCAGACTCTATCAGTTTCGCTGCCCGGTCGGCAGGCAGCAGCCGGGGGGACAGGCCTCGGGCGCGGGACCGGCCAGGTGCTCTTCGACGATCTCTCGAATCATGCGAACGAAGCAGGGGTGCGCCCCGGCGGTACCCGCCCGTAGAAGGCTCACGCCGAGGCTCGCGGCGCGCCGTCTCGCCTGGATGTCGAGGTCGTAGACCACCTCCATGTG contains:
- a CDS encoding NYN domain-containing protein; amino-acid sequence: MPEEPKLALFIDLENLALGAVQAKLDDFDIQKVLERLVEKGKIIVKKAYADWTSYKKFKQRLHESGIELIDIPQRRYSGKNSADIKMVVDAIDLCYSKEHINYFVLASGDSDFAPLVAKLKENDKTVIGVGLRQSTSELLSGSCDEFIFYDDLVQKAPSGTQVLANVPKKKQKAFEMVLDAIDALKREDKDVIWSSMVKQTIKRKQPSFSETTYGYSNFSELLVDGARLGLFEIKKDDKSGSYVISDASKKS